In the Pseudanabaena sp. PCC 7367 genome, one interval contains:
- a CDS encoding DUF350 domain-containing protein produces MMEVVAKVGATIGWSVLGVVLLYGAVWLFDLIDPIDYQAEIKGGNMAAGLTQMAVVLAMAAIIISVIIT; encoded by the coding sequence ATGATGGAAGTAGTTGCTAAAGTTGGTGCGACGATCGGCTGGTCGGTGTTGGGAGTAGTGTTGCTCTACGGTGCAGTATGGCTATTTGATTTAATCGATCCGATCGATTATCAGGCTGAAATAAAGGGTGGCAATATGGCGGCGGGATTAACCCAGATGGCGGTGGTTCTGGCCATGGCAGCGATTATTATTAGTGTAATCATTACCTAG
- a CDS encoding DUF6737 family protein produces the protein MTPESAQPPFNPWQYKPWWCQPWSIVLTAVVLIAGSWLLFTSKWLTAIVAIPVISWAIFFVGIWPRLVAPIYAADSSSNSDIN, from the coding sequence ATGACTCCTGAATCAGCCCAACCACCCTTCAATCCCTGGCAATATAAACCCTGGTGGTGTCAGCCCTGGTCGATCGTGCTCACTGCGGTGGTGCTGATTGCTGGCAGTTGGTTGCTATTTACCAGCAAATGGCTAACCGCGATCGTGGCGATTCCGGTAATTAGTTGGGCAATCTTTTTTGTGGGCATTTGGCCGCGCCTGGTGGCACCAATTTATGCCGCTGATTCTAGCTCTAATTCTGATATCAACTGA
- a CDS encoding GNAT family N-acetyltransferase, whose protein sequence is MQTRRAKLSDIETLFEIRTSVKENHQSRAEIAELGITPASVAEMLQTNCCAWVAEINDRIVGFSIANDLEKTILGMFVLPEFEGHGAGRALMRSAEDWLWSKGHEEIWLITGNDPALRAYGFYQHLGWQAVGVQEDGEMKFIKQRSD, encoded by the coding sequence ATGCAGACTCGCAGAGCTAAACTAAGCGACATTGAAACCCTGTTCGAGATCCGCACCAGTGTCAAGGAAAATCATCAATCACGCGCAGAAATTGCTGAACTTGGGATTACGCCAGCCAGTGTGGCAGAAATGCTACAAACTAATTGTTGCGCTTGGGTAGCGGAAATTAACGATCGAATCGTGGGGTTCTCGATCGCTAACGATCTGGAAAAAACAATTCTTGGCATGTTTGTGCTGCCTGAATTTGAAGGACACGGCGCAGGTAGAGCCCTGATGCGATCGGCTGAAGATTGGCTCTGGTCAAAGGGACATGAGGAAATTTGGCTGATTACTGGCAATGATCCTGCCTTGCGTGCCTATGGCTTCTATCAACATTTGGGTTGGCAGGCCGTGGGTGTGCAAGAGGATGGCGAAATGAAGTTTATCAAGCAGCGTAGCGATTAG